The genomic interval ATTCTATTAGGATATTGTTAATTGACACCAACGTAAATCCTATAGTGTGGTATTAATATGTGACGTCATATACATATTTTCGAACGAGGGTCATCCAGACTAGAATTAGCATCACTTTATTATTTTGAAGTCTTTCAAAACGGATattgtattttttgaaaatgtaaggATAAAATGCTTTTAAGAGACCTTCACATAGGTACAGCCCTTATATTTGTTTACTGAAGAGaagaatttccattttttttttgcttaactgAATGAACAGAATACTATCCCATATAAACTTCCAACAAATTGTTTTGTTACAATGTTTACGTCACAGACGCGGCTAAAACATGCCACCTTTAAAATCTTGCTTGCATTTTGTTGACTACTCAATACTTGAAAGTAGGCCAACTTAgcagttttaatcaaattttggaTTGACTTTGCCAATAAACAAGTAACGCTAAATGGATTTCCAGAATAACTGAATGGAAATTTCTTTCATTCGTTTCTGTTTTAGAAGTGttctaaatgtaaataattttgacattCGCAACGGCACATGTGGTAGTGTTAATTGAATAACAAATCATTTAATTATCTagtaaattgtttctttttcaaaatgactATTACTATACACTTATGGCCAAATTGTATTCTGTAAATAAGTAACATGGTATGTGCGGTTggaaaaatgtttaatatgatTAAAACGTTTTGGCTTTTGAACAGTTTATTAATTACTTAATGACGTATTGTCAGTACCTAAAAGCAAATGAAGCTTATTCTACCCCTTCATACAAATCTGTCACAATATCTCCATGCCCCgccattttacattaaattacacgTTTGTCTTACCATTTCTCAGTCAGaattgaattttatttaaaaatatgaatatgtcTTCCTTTACAATTTAAAACCATGTGTTAGTAAGatgtattttaaatttcttttcttttcattgtttttattacaacAATTCATGTAAAGTACCCTTTTATTCTTATATAGATTATTATTTTCAGAAGCATGTccgaaaatattcaaaaatgatttgaaGCCATAATAAAGAGTGTCAAAACCCATTCATACAGTGCTAATTTCAAATTATGGACAGAAGTGAAAAGTGCTTGAATATGTGTAGAATTCATGGTAAAGATTCTGTGCTGGACTGcgtttattttaataaaactgttgcaACGGTGCCATTTACCaaacaaataaagtaaataaattaaCGCACGTCGCATAATCTTTTCCACTGATTATATGCTACAAAGgcaatgaaatatgcatttacataaatgtaattaaatatatttgttggcattaacaaacaaaaaacccgCTTACATACTGATTCATGACACGTGAAACAGTTACAGTAATTGCTATCGTGAAGATCATGACCATTATtggaatttatatatattgaagGACTAATTACTATTATACTCTAAGTAAGAGTTACTCCAAATTATGTGTACCATGTATGATTCTAAGGACTTGCTCCAGATATATTGTGTATCATGTTTAATTCATCTGCATTTCTCCAGACTTATGTAATGTTTGATTCCCGCCAAAATATTCTTTGTTCTTTAAGTATTGAATACTCCTGAATATGTgcatttcatgaatattaatcaaTTATATAACATTTGATTCTTTATGTTTGCTCCATATATTATGTAAACTCATGTTCTTTGTTATACTTAGGGTATATaaactgtttaatcataattaaaatgagaaaaaaagagaGTGAAACGACAGTAACAAATGGAAAAAACATAAATAGTGTTCCATTTGAAATCGACCACGAGTCATATACTTCTATAACAAGATTGTTGAGAGTTACAGCATATGCGTTAAGGTTCGTGAGAAAGCTACAAGGTAGAGACAGGGAAAACAATGGTTCACTTACAATCAATGAACTGTAGATGAATTATATACATACAGAGAAAACATTTCGGCGAAGTGTTAAGTGCAATTCAAAACAGCAAAAGAAATACCTTGCAGCATCAATTAAATGTGTATATTGATGACAACGGTGTTTTGCGTTGCAAGGGACAATAACATAATGTTACTCTCAGCGAAGGATCAAGATTTCCGATTCTGTTTACCGAAACAATCTCGGTTTACACATTTGTTAGCTGAGAAACATTAAAAGCAATTACTACATAGTGGAGTGTCTCAGACTTTGAGCAATATAAGATATAGATACTGGATTCTTCACGGACGTGCTACAGTTAAATCTGTTCTTCGCCAATGCAGAATTTGCAGACGTTACGAAGGAGTACCCTATGCCTGTGATGCCACCTCTTCCTAAATCACGAGTGACAGAAACTCCTCCGTTCACACACACAGGATTGGATTATTTTGGTCCATTATATGTGAAATCAGCAGACGGAAAGACGAAAGTCTTGGTATGTTTATTTACCTGTATGGTCACTCAAGCTATACATCTTGAACTCGTACAAAACATGTCATCAGAAGAATTACTTCTAGGTTTTAGGCGTTTCGTGTCTCAGAAAGGTGTGCCAAACGAGATCATTTCAGATAACGCTTTGCAGTTCAAGACAGCCAATAGAACATTAGATACACTTTGGTCTAATATTGTGAGAAGTGAATTATTCTTCGGAGCAAAGAATCAACTGGAATTTCATAGTAGAATTAGCACCCTGGATGGGTGGATTCTACGAGAGATTAGTGTGTGTAGTAAAAAACTCTTTACGGAAATCGCTCGGTAGGTGTTTACTTACACTCATTCAAATGCAAACCATACTGAAGGAAGTTGAATCAGTCATCAATACACGCCCATTAGTGTATGTTAGTGATGGCACCAATTCAAGTTTGACGTTGACACCAAGCCATTTCTTATCGCTAAACCCCCGGATTGGCATTCCCGAAATGTGCGAAGAAAGCAGTGATCATGAATATAAACCGTTTGAAAGCTGTGCAGATAGGCTAGTTAATTTATGGCTGAAAGGACAAAAGTTGCTAAACGCCTTTTGGCGCATATGGCAAGAAGAGTATTTGCTTGGCCTTAGAGAAAGAGCTCAagtgaaattaaaatcaaagaaaattgttaGTGCTATGGAACCGAGTGTCGGTGATATTGTGATCATTAAGGACGAACTTCCAAGGTCTTGTTGGAGAATGGGTCGAATAGAGGAAACGCAACGAAGTAAGGATGGCAAAGTACGATCAGCGGAAGTGCGATTAGCTACAGGTCGTGTTATTAAACGACCTGTGAGCTTACTCTATCCCTTAGAATCAACAGAATATGTTAAGCATACTAGCGGGACGAATAGTGACGTAAATAGCACACGCCCTTCACGTTCGACGAGAATTGCAGCAATAAAAGCAAAACAAGCAATTAAAGGACAGTTGCAGTAAgaatatagaaataataatattactaCATCGTACAacagaaaattttataaattaaaacagttcatttattaaaacagttcatttaaaaattaaataaaaactcaATTTTTATAACGCAGTAAGGCTTTCTATTAAGGAGTAAGGTCCTTAAAACCAGCATAGATTTACCGCTCAAAGATTTCGAAGCAAAGCATGTATTATTCTTGCTTTCCACGTGCTTAATTTTATACAGGAGCCATGTTATCGCTGTTTTATAAGTTAAAGGCGGTAAAGTCGCACGAAAATATCGTGTTCATCGTGAAGATTAGTTATATATATAGTGTACTGTACCTAGTCAATTCATTACTACAATTCAGTTGAAATAATGCCTGGGTACGCTTGTGACTACTGCAATAAagttaatatgaaaaaggcaaagcctctgagcgagcgtagctgaaacgacaaagaaactattcactgcttaaaaaaatccgagaacctattcacttgaaaagaaacaaaaattaagtgtcattatacctgtaacagcgaatatcatacgttgcaaaaattatggaaagccggtgtcacggtgacgtcattacctgtttgcggcgttcttatggctttatgcttatttatgacattttatcccattttctggccaatgcttgatcttttaaaagaaaatcatattttttctaccaactggaaatctttcttgcgttatttttgagtgatggataatattcagcaatcaaatgaagttctgtattcactgccaacaaagcatttcctctagggacacgcacttcgtaaaataaaagcaaaattgaaattatttccataacataactttattaaaaataaagacacctaatgaacatagaaattgtaattcaaatataaataaaaaaaaaaaaaagcaacaattttcccgactttgacggaagtagaacaaaatggcggcgcccagacgagaggaaaattttttaGCTAtatcactttgccccattcggcacacctttgttatattcgcctacacattgccgtaaggcgagctacgcgctcgctataaaatataaaagaaattttaagggACATATGGCGGAAAAACACTTAACACAAATTACCGGTTTGGAGATGTACTGAAGATGGATGTACTTTAAAACATATACGACGAAGTTATTTGTGGGAACACTTGTCGTTGAAGCATGGATATTCCAAGAGTGATGCACGTGCTAAAACTTTAAATGTGCGACCAGCAGACAAGGATTATAAAGAAACCTGCAGTTACTATGAGGATATTTCCTCCGATGacgatattttgaacatttttgtagACGAAGCAGATATTGATTATTCCACTGTTCAGGATTTTGACTTGGAGCTACTTGATAGTGGACTTAGGGAGTACAAAGATGACGTCAGTGTTCATGTTCAACGATAACGTTCAACAGGATGAAATCAACGTTCATGATCAGCAAGATGACGTCAGTGTTCATGTTCAACAAGTTGACGTCAACGATAACGTTCAACAGGATGAAGTCAGCGTTCATGATCAGCAAGATGACGTCAGTGTTCATGTTCAACAAGTTGACGTCAACAATAACGTTCAAAACGATGACGTCAACGTTCATGATCAGCAAGATGACGTCAATGTTCATGTTCAACAAATTGACGTCAACGAGTACGTTCAACAGGATGACGTCAACATTCATGATCAACAAGATGACGTCAGTGTTCATGTTCAACAAGTTGACGTCAACGATAACGTTCTTCAGGATGACGTCACCGATAAATGTGCTTCTCGAAATGACGTTATACCTGATGACGTCAGTGGATATGATTTTTCGCTTGATGACGGTATTGACATTCTGGAAGTTGAGGTCAATACTGATGTTCTACAAGATGACGAATGTGAGAAAAATGTTACTACTGCTGTTCAGGATGACGTCAGTGATAATAACATTAGTGAGCTTGAAGATTATGACGTCATTGATTCAgtttacagttacactgatagtAATGTGCATAGTGAAGGAAGTGATAATGGTCAGAATGACGCTTCGCAAAACGAAACGGAGAGATACGAAGTTGAAGTAATTGATATTTCATCTGACAATGATGAAGCTGATAGTAGAAACGATTGTAATAGTGTTGATAAGCATGTTCTGGAAACACGAGCAGAAATATGGACAAGAACTGGTGTAAGATACACTACATACACGGATGGTGTTCCTTTATTTCGAACAGTTACATATGAGGACGATTATTGGAcatacaaaattaatacaaagaGTCACTGAAGGACTAATTCTATCTGAGTTcaaaatgttaaaggtgtataTATATGGGATTTTGTGTTATTCTAATTAAGTGACATAATTATTTTGTTCTCCTGTCGGGAGTATCGTGAAGGTCATGACCATTATtggaatttatatatattgaagGACTAATTACTATTATACTCTAAGTAAGAGTTACTCCAAATTATGTGTACCATGTATGATTCTAAGGACTTGCTCCACATATATTGTGTATCATGTTTAATTCATCTGCATTTCTCCAGACTTATGTAATGTTTGATTCCCGCCAAAATATtctttgttctttaaatattgaatACTCCTGATCATGTgcatttcatgaatattaatcaaTTATATAACATTTGATTCTTTATGTTTGCTCCATATATTATGTAAACTCATGTTCTTTGTTATACTTAGGGTATATaaactgtttaatcataattaaaaAGGACTTTTTTTGGATAAGCTTAAGATACActaaagaaattttatataattggagataatttatgaaacatttaaatACTTTGGAATTTGGATTATGTGATACTtcgaatgaaatatattaaaaggttggAACTGCAGGATTTAGTTCTTTCTGTTtataaattaacaagaaatttcCAGTGTGGGAAAAATCCTCCACAATTGCAGTATATTTCCTGGTATAGCTTATTGTTCATAGAATCGcaaatacagtaaaacaaataataaaaattatgaaataaagaatgtAGAAAAGATAGAAAGGGATCTCCGTGTCCAAGTTATTAAGATCGCTGACTTGGGATCACTTGGCCCTCATTACTTCTTtaatgtgaggaagtcatccagctagcTTGTGGAATGGTTGGAGTAGCACTTGGATCGTTCTCCGCCATTAAAAGCTGTAAAGTTGCCAAGTAGCCTATATTTGTGCTAGCCTGACATTAAGCCAAACAAAAATGTACAAGTTGCCCTAAAAATACTAATTTTGGTGCATAGTAGTGAAAAAACAGAACAAACTAATATATACCTTTATGATCAATTACTCCCTGTCTTGCTGCTTAAAAATACATTCAGTAAGTATGCTATTTACAGTCGATTCTTCTAGAGAACGACGAGATACAGGTATGTGCTACTCATCAATGTTTATGAACTTTTTCACATCACACCTGCCTTAgtttaaatatctcaaaaatataacaactaacAAAATACAGAGGtcgaaatttattttgtttgagtTTATTTTTCCTAaagtaacatttcaaaatatttaatacacaaacaaaataaccaggcatgtaatataaatgtttgtCAATAGCTGTATGTAAATTCCTCTAACTGCAGAAGAGGCAATTAACAGCTTCCATCACGAACTATTGACAGTATACATCTTACATTATATCGTAATATGTCAAGAAACAAATAAAGAAGATATAAAACATGGCAGTCGATATAGAATATTTGGAACTGATCGTCTGCTGTTTTAGATAAATCTGCGTT from Mercenaria mercenaria strain notata chromosome 2, MADL_Memer_1, whole genome shotgun sequence carries:
- the LOC123561965 gene encoding uncharacterized protein LOC123561965; the protein is MCEESSDHEYKPFESCADRLVNLWLKGQKLLNAFWRIWQEEYLLGLRERAQVKLKSKKIVSAMEPSVGDIVIIKDELPRSCWRMGRIEETQRSKDGKVRSAEVRLATGRVIKRPVSLLYPLESTEYVKHTSGTNSDVNSTRPSRSTRIAAIKAKQAIKGQLQ